Proteins encoded within one genomic window of Misgurnus anguillicaudatus chromosome 18, ASM2758022v2, whole genome shotgun sequence:
- the ahsa1a gene encoding activator of 90 kDa heat shock protein ATPase homolog 1a, with the protein MAKWGEGDPRWIVEERADAVNVNNWHWTERDVTSWSQDVINNLLLGICAEGEEGLCEITDVSNIDGEASINNRKGKLIFFYEWNVKATWTGTNKKGIKYKGTVEIPNLSDENDMDDLDICVTACKDQPNTPLTDLMRKEGAKKIRVALGDYVKHLKTEFSQGMILPTANGLSKQNQEAQPKVKLDKTQTGASTTANTTNSGVKIQTVMFSIKETFLTSPEELYRVFLSQEMVQAFTHLAAIVDGCPGGKFRLLEGNVHGQFAELVPGQKIVMRWRFSSWPAGHASTVTLNFVDRGNETELTMEARGVPSNEEERMKEGWQRYYFEAIKQTFGFGARL; encoded by the exons GACAGAGAGGGATGTGACAAGCTGGTCTCAAGATGTGATCAATAACCTCCTCCTTGGAATTTGCGCAGAAGGTGAAGAAGGCTTGTGCGAAATCACAGATGTCAGCAATATAGACGGCGAGGCCTCTATCAATAACCGCAAGGGAAAACTCATCTTCTTCTATGAGTGGAATGTAAAAGCCACATGGACCG GAACAAATAAAAagggaataaaatataaagggACTGTGGAAATACCAAACCTCTCTGATGAAAATGACATGGATGACTTAGAT ATCTGTGTTACGGCTTGTAAAGACCAACCAAACACGCCTTTGACTGATCTCATGAGAAAGGAGGGTGCCAAGAAAATCAGAGTGGCACTGGGTGACTACGTGAAACATCTCAAAACAG AATTCTCTCAGGGTATGATTTTACCAACAGCAAATGGACTTAGTAAACAGAATCAGGAGGCACAACCCAAGGTGAAGCTGGACAAAACCCAG ACTGGAGCATCCACCACAGCTAACACTACTAACAGTGGAGTCAAAATTCAAACAGTGATGTTCAGTATTAAAGAGACTTTTCTTACCTCACCTGAAGAGTTGTACAGGGTTTTTTTAAGCCAAGAG ATGGTACAGGCATTTACACACCTTGCTGCTATTGTGGACGGGTGTCCGGGTGGCAAGTTTCGGCTGCTGGAGGGAAACGTGCATGGACAATTTGCTGAACTG GTTCCTGGTCAGAAGATTGTCATGAGATGGAGATTTTCATCCTGGCCAGCAG gacATGCATCAACAGTCACTTTAAACTTTGTGGATCGAGGCAATGAGACAGAGCTGACTATGGAGGCCAGAGGAGTTCCAAGCAATGAAGAGGAAAGAATGAAGGAGGGCTGGCAGAGATATTATTTTGAGGCCATTAAACAGACATTTGGTTTTGGAGCACGACTCTAA